The following proteins are co-located in the Streptomyces sp. NBC_00435 genome:
- a CDS encoding bestrophin-like domain produces the protein MILWLLNHLSTFFLGVVLVGGFVALAVGGSMAARRRFPHLAGGEHNEMVGVALGMFGAIYGIILAFVVVTLWTQLENTQNIVASEATDLALVVRSAEVFPPAERARVDRAVGDYVHAVVEIQWPLMREGHPSYEATADQTHAMYTALQAYEPTGPRSETFYGEAAGRLNDVAAQRRARVTMAETSLPPLLQVLVYGGALVILPLTFLFGLRSLKMQLLFVSAVAGLIGFSLLLVMALDRPFAGDLSVSPAPYKEAALAQFWP, from the coding sequence ATGATCCTCTGGTTGCTCAATCACCTCAGCACGTTCTTCCTCGGCGTCGTCCTCGTCGGCGGCTTCGTCGCCCTCGCCGTCGGCGGCAGCATGGCCGCGCGCCGCCGCTTCCCGCACCTCGCCGGCGGCGAGCACAACGAAATGGTGGGCGTGGCCCTGGGGATGTTCGGCGCGATCTACGGCATCATCCTGGCGTTCGTCGTCGTCACCCTGTGGACCCAGCTGGAGAACACCCAGAACATCGTCGCGAGCGAGGCCACCGACCTGGCCCTGGTCGTCCGCAGCGCGGAGGTCTTCCCGCCGGCCGAACGCGCCCGCGTGGACCGGGCGGTGGGGGACTACGTCCACGCCGTAGTCGAGATCCAGTGGCCCCTCATGCGCGAGGGCCACCCCAGCTACGAGGCCACCGCCGACCAGACGCACGCCATGTACACGGCGCTCCAGGCCTACGAGCCCACCGGCCCCCGCAGCGAGACCTTCTACGGGGAGGCCGCCGGCCGGCTCAACGACGTCGCGGCGCAGCGCCGGGCGCGGGTGACGATGGCCGAGACCTCGCTGCCGCCGCTGCTGCAGGTCCTCGTGTACGGGGGCGCGTTGGTGATCCTGCCGCTCACCTTCCTCTTCGGACTGCGGAGCCTGAAGATGCAGCTGCTGTTCGTCTCGGCCGTCGCCGGGCTGATCGGCTTCAGCCTGCTGCTGGTGATGGCTCTGGACCGGCCCTTCGCCGGGGACCTGAGCGTGAGCCCGGCACCGTACAAGGAGGCCGCGCTGGCGCAGTTCTGGCCCTAG
- a CDS encoding sigma-70 family RNA polymerase sigma factor: protein MTDIRGQELLALRFEEHRSHLRAVAYRMLGSIGEAEDTVQEAWLRLSRTDVGDVENLGGWLTTVVARLCLNGLRSRGTRREDSLEARLDRPDGAGRMPDPVLSREGAVDPQDEVLLADSVGLALLVVLESLAPAERLAFVLHDMFAVPFEEIAPMVDRTPAATRQLASRARRRVQGRAPVPDPDLARQREAVSAFFAATRDGDFDALVALLHPDVVLRSDGGVARARQTVVLTGARTVASQASLYRGLAPFVRPVLVNGAAGVVCVVEDRLVSVMAFTVTDGRITAIDVIADPDRLGDLDFAALL from the coding sequence ATGACGGACATACGCGGCCAGGAGCTGCTCGCCCTCCGCTTCGAGGAGCACCGCTCCCACCTGCGGGCCGTCGCCTACCGGATGCTCGGATCGATCGGCGAGGCCGAGGACACGGTCCAGGAGGCCTGGCTGCGGCTGAGCCGCACCGACGTCGGTGACGTGGAGAACCTCGGCGGCTGGCTGACGACGGTCGTGGCCCGGCTGTGCCTCAACGGGCTGCGCTCGCGCGGGACGCGCCGCGAGGACTCCCTGGAGGCCCGCCTGGACCGTCCGGACGGCGCGGGCCGCATGCCCGATCCGGTCCTCAGCCGCGAGGGCGCGGTCGACCCGCAGGACGAGGTCCTGCTGGCCGACTCGGTCGGGCTGGCGCTCCTGGTGGTACTCGAATCCCTCGCTCCTGCGGAGCGGCTGGCGTTCGTCCTGCACGACATGTTCGCCGTGCCCTTCGAAGAGATCGCCCCGATGGTCGACAGGACCCCGGCGGCCACCCGGCAGCTCGCCAGCCGTGCACGCCGCCGCGTCCAGGGGCGGGCACCCGTGCCGGATCCGGACCTCGCCCGCCAGCGCGAGGCGGTCAGCGCGTTCTTCGCGGCCACCCGTGACGGCGACTTCGACGCGCTCGTCGCGCTGCTCCACCCGGACGTCGTCCTGCGGTCCGACGGCGGCGTCGCGCGTGCGCGCCAGACGGTGGTCCTGACCGGCGCCCGGACCGTGGCCTCGCAGGCATCCCTCTACCGCGGCCTCGCCCCGTTCGTCCGGCCCGTGCTCGTCAACGGGGCAGCCGGCGTGGTGTGCGTGGTCGAGGACCGCCTGGTGTCGGTGATGGCCTTCACGGTCACCGACGGCCGGATCACCGCCATCGACGTGATCGCCGACCCCGACCGGCTGGGGGACCTCGACTTCGCCGCCCTCCTCTGA
- a CDS encoding VOC family protein yields MIDSRTHVRIARPSLDIAAAERFYVDGLGLDVLWRTTERVSGKHDLVMVGPGDGGWHFELTHDPENPLAPSPTVDDLFVVYLGEAPDEALVARLVEHGGTRVTSHNPYWDTYGVTVADPDGYRLVLCSRTWG; encoded by the coding sequence ATGATCGATTCACGCACGCACGTCCGGATCGCCCGGCCCAGCCTCGACATCGCCGCCGCCGAGCGGTTCTACGTGGACGGGCTCGGCCTCGACGTGCTGTGGCGGACCACCGAGCGTGTGTCCGGCAAGCACGACCTGGTCATGGTGGGCCCCGGCGACGGCGGTTGGCACTTCGAGCTCACCCACGACCCCGAGAACCCGCTGGCCCCGTCCCCCACCGTCGACGACCTCTTCGTCGTCTACCTCGGTGAGGCCCCCGACGAGGCCCTCGTGGCCCGGCTCGTCGAGCACGGCGGGACCCGCGTGACCTCGCACAACCCGTACTGGGACACCTACGGGGTCACCGTCGCCGACCCCGACGGCTACCGCCTGGTCCTCTGCTCCCGCACCTGGGGCTGA